A single region of the Vicia villosa cultivar HV-30 ecotype Madison, WI linkage group LG4, Vvil1.0, whole genome shotgun sequence genome encodes:
- the LOC131599259 gene encoding polygalacturonase-like: MKNLSIGMIISFLFIAYFSVVQAHLDISKYGGKPNSDITEAFKKVWSEACASTSAVKIVIPSGKYMTSGIDAEGPCKAPIEIQVDGTIQAPSDISKIHKGIDQWIRFGTMDHLTLSGKGIFDGQGAATWKQGAAAWSKNHKVDKKVSMNLGFYFVNNSIITGITSKDSKNFHFMVYGCENITFDGIKVSAPGDSTNTDGIHLGKSTDVKILNTNIATGDDCVSLGDGSRKVLVQNVNCGPGHGISVGSLGKFKNEDNVEGFTVKNCTISDTENGVRIKTWPSGPGTITITDMRFEDITMNSVRNPIIIDQEYCPWNQCNKKNPSKIKISKVSFKNIHGTTKAEEGVVLICSSGVPCDGVELSNIDLKFNGAPAKAVCSNVKPKVSGKAPKCEAYTPPPSS, translated from the exons ATGAAGAACTTGAGTATTGGCATGATTATTTCATTCCTATTTATAGCTTACTTTAGTGTAGTTCAAGCACACCTTGACATATCAAAGTATGGTGGAAAACCAAATTCAGATATTACCGag GCTTTCAAAAAAGTTTGGAGTGAAGCATGTGCATCAACAAGTGCAGTTAAAATAGTGATTCCATCTGGTAAATACATGACAAGTGGAATAGATGCTGAAGGTCCATGTAAGGCTCCAATTGAGATTCAAGTTGATGGAACAATTCAAGCACCTTCAGACATAAGTAAAATTCATAAAGGGATTGATCAATGGATCAGGTTTGGAACTATGGACCACTTAACCCTATCAGGAAAGGGAATTTTTGATGGTCAAGGTGCAGCTACTTGGAAACAAGGTGCAGCTGCATGGAGCAAAAATCATAAAGTTGATAAGAAAGTTTCCatg AATTtgggtttttattttgttaacAACTCCATCATCACTGGAATTACATCTAAGGACAGCAAAAATTTCCATTTTATGGTTTACGGGTGCGAAAATATCACATTTGATGGCATCAAAGTTAGCGCTCCTGGTGACAGTACAAACACTGATGGAATCCACTTGGGAAAATCAACTGATGTTAAAATTCTTAATACCAACATTGCTACTGGAGATGATTGTGTGTCATTGGGTGATGGTAGCAGAAAAGTACTTGTCCAAAATGTGAATTGTGGACCTGGTCACGGTATTAGTGTTGGAAGCCTTGGAAAGTTTAAAAATGAAGATAATGTAGAAGGTTTTACAGTTAAGAATTGTACTATATCAGATACTGAAAATGGAGTGAGGATAAAGACTTGGCCATCTGGACCAGGAACAATTACTATTACTGATATGCGTTTTGAAGATATTACCATGAATAGTGTTAGGAACCCTATTATCATTGACCAAGAGTATTGTCCATGGAACCAGTGCAACAAAAAG AATCCATCAAAAATAAAGATAAGCAAAGTTTCATTCAAGAACATTCATGGAACTACAAAAGCAGAAGAAGGTGTGGTTCTTATATGCAGCAGTGGTGTACCATGCGATGGTGTGGAGTTAAGTAATATTGATCTCAAATTTAATGGAGCACCAGCGAAAGCTGTATGTTCTAATGTCAAACCTAAAGTTTCAGGAAAAGCTCCTAAGTGTGAAGCTTATACTCCACCTCCCTCCTCttga